The following coding sequences lie in one Micromonospora sp. R77 genomic window:
- a CDS encoding DNA-directed RNA polymerase subunit beta', translating to MLDVNFFDELRIGLATADDIRQWSHGEVKKPETINYRTLKPEKDGLFCEKIFGPQRDWECYCGKYKRVRFKGIICERCGVEVTRSKVRRERMGHIELAAPVTHIWYFKGVPSRLGYLLDLAPKDLEKIIYFASYVVTSVDAESRHRDLSTIENEILAEKRQSENSRDSEIEKRAAKLEADLAELEAEGAKADVRRKVKEGGEREMRQIRDRAQREIDRLDEVLDTFRKLEPKQLVTDELLYRELRDRFGEYFTGAMGAEAIKALVQNMDLEAEAESLRETIRSGKGQRKIRALKRLKVVAAFQNTRNSPLGMVLDCVPVIPPDLRPMVQLDGGRFATSDLNDLYRRVINRNNRLKRLIDLGAPEIIVNNEKRMLQEAVDALFDNGRRGRPVTGPGNRPLKSLSDMLKGKQGRFRQNLLGKRVDYSGRSVIVVGPKLKLHQCGLPKQMALELFKPFVMKRLVDLNHAQNIKSAKRMVERQRPVVWDVLEEVIGEHPVLLNRAPTLHRLGIQAFEPQLVEGKAIQIHPLVCTAFNADFDGDQMAVHVPLSAEAQAEARILMLSSNNILKPADGKPVTMPTQDMVIGLYHLTHLTPGGTGEGRAFSSDAEARMAFDNGELHLQTPVRIRLRGVVGVDNGAGAEPWTAPEGWVEGEPLTVETTLGRVLFNETLPQGYRFVNYEIRKGQLSAIVNDLAERFPKVALAATLDGLKEAGFHWATWSGVTIGMEDVIAPPRKREILERYEKEADRIDKQYQRGLMTAEERRGELIEIWTKATNEVAKEMDTALPQENPLWKMINSGARGNLLQLRQIAAIRGLVANPKGEIIPRPIKASYREGLSVLEYFISTHGARKGLADTALRTADSGYLTRRLVDVSQDVIIREEDCGTDRAIPMQIGQRTEDGRLIVHEHAETSVHARTLADDIKGPDGTVVAHRGQDINSIGVDTIVAAGVETVRVRSVLTCESKLGVCGACYGRSLPTGKTVDVGEAVGIIAAQSIGEPGTQLTMRTFHTGGVAGEDITQGLPRVQEIFEARIPKGKAPIADTPGRIRIEDGERSRKIIVVPDDGSDEIVYDKISKRVRLRTHDGDHVEVGEKLTEGTIDPHELLRILGPRAVQVHLTQEVQEVYRSQGVLIHDKHIEIIIRQMLKRVTVIDSGSTEFLPGVLVDRALFESENRRLVGEGGEPAAGRPVLMGITKASLATDSWLSAASFQETTRVLTDAAINSRSDSLVGLKENVIIGKLIPAGTGISKYRNVRVEPTEEAKAKVYSMTGYPETDYGFGPASGQAVPLDDFDFGSYR from the coding sequence GTGCTCGACGTCAACTTCTTCGACGAGCTGCGCATCGGCCTTGCCACCGCTGACGACATCCGTCAGTGGTCGCACGGTGAGGTCAAGAAGCCCGAGACGATCAACTACCGCACGCTCAAGCCGGAAAAGGACGGGCTCTTCTGCGAGAAGATCTTCGGTCCGCAGCGGGACTGGGAGTGCTACTGCGGTAAGTACAAGCGGGTCCGGTTCAAGGGCATCATCTGCGAGCGCTGCGGCGTCGAGGTGACCCGTTCCAAGGTCCGTCGCGAGCGGATGGGGCACATCGAGCTCGCCGCTCCGGTGACCCACATCTGGTACTTCAAGGGCGTCCCGAGCCGGCTGGGCTACCTGCTGGACCTGGCACCCAAGGACCTCGAGAAGATCATCTACTTCGCCTCGTACGTCGTGACGAGCGTGGACGCCGAGTCGCGTCACCGTGACCTCTCGACGATCGAGAACGAGATCCTCGCCGAGAAGCGGCAGTCCGAGAACAGCCGCGACTCCGAGATCGAGAAGCGGGCCGCCAAGCTCGAGGCCGACCTGGCCGAGCTGGAGGCCGAGGGTGCCAAGGCGGACGTCCGGCGCAAGGTCAAGGAGGGCGGAGAGCGCGAGATGCGCCAGATCCGCGACCGGGCCCAGCGCGAGATCGACCGCCTGGACGAGGTGCTCGACACCTTCCGCAAGCTGGAGCCGAAGCAGCTGGTCACCGACGAGCTGCTCTACCGCGAGCTGCGGGACCGGTTCGGCGAGTACTTCACCGGTGCCATGGGCGCCGAGGCGATCAAGGCCCTGGTCCAGAACATGGACCTGGAGGCCGAGGCCGAGAGCCTGCGCGAGACCATCCGCTCCGGCAAGGGCCAGCGGAAGATCCGCGCGCTCAAGCGGCTGAAGGTCGTCGCGGCGTTCCAGAACACCCGCAACTCGCCGCTCGGCATGGTGCTGGACTGCGTCCCGGTCATCCCGCCGGACCTGCGTCCGATGGTGCAGCTCGACGGTGGCCGCTTCGCGACCTCCGACCTGAACGACCTGTACCGCCGCGTGATCAACCGGAACAACCGCCTCAAGCGGCTGATCGACCTCGGCGCGCCCGAGATCATCGTCAACAACGAGAAGCGGATGCTCCAGGAGGCCGTCGACGCGCTGTTCGACAACGGCCGTCGCGGCCGGCCGGTCACCGGTCCGGGTAACCGCCCGCTGAAGTCGCTCTCCGACATGCTCAAGGGCAAGCAGGGCCGGTTCCGGCAGAACCTGCTCGGCAAGCGCGTCGACTACTCCGGCCGTTCGGTCATCGTCGTCGGCCCGAAGCTGAAGCTGCACCAGTGCGGCCTGCCCAAGCAGATGGCGCTGGAGCTGTTCAAGCCCTTCGTGATGAAGCGGCTGGTCGACCTCAACCACGCGCAGAACATCAAGTCCGCCAAGCGGATGGTCGAGCGGCAGCGGCCGGTCGTGTGGGACGTGCTGGAAGAGGTCATCGGCGAGCACCCGGTGCTGCTGAACCGCGCGCCGACCCTGCACCGCCTGGGCATCCAGGCGTTCGAGCCGCAGCTGGTCGAGGGCAAGGCCATCCAGATCCACCCGCTCGTCTGCACCGCGTTCAACGCGGACTTCGACGGTGACCAGATGGCGGTGCACGTGCCGCTGTCGGCCGAGGCGCAGGCCGAGGCGCGGATCCTGATGCTGTCCTCGAACAACATCCTCAAGCCGGCCGACGGCAAGCCGGTCACCATGCCCACCCAGGACATGGTCATCGGTCTCTACCACCTCACCCACCTCACCCCGGGTGGCACGGGCGAGGGCCGGGCGTTCAGCTCGGACGCCGAGGCGCGGATGGCCTTCGACAACGGCGAGCTGCACCTCCAGACCCCGGTCCGGATCCGGCTGCGCGGCGTCGTCGGGGTCGACAACGGCGCCGGCGCCGAGCCGTGGACCGCGCCCGAGGGCTGGGTCGAGGGCGAGCCGCTGACCGTGGAGACCACGCTCGGCCGGGTGCTGTTCAACGAGACGCTGCCGCAGGGCTACCGCTTCGTGAACTACGAGATCCGCAAGGGCCAGCTCTCCGCGATCGTCAACGACCTCGCCGAGCGCTTCCCGAAGGTGGCCCTCGCGGCCACCCTGGACGGGCTCAAGGAGGCCGGCTTCCACTGGGCCACCTGGTCCGGCGTCACCATCGGCATGGAGGACGTCATCGCTCCGCCGCGCAAGCGGGAGATCCTGGAGCGGTACGAGAAGGAAGCCGACCGGATCGACAAGCAGTACCAGCGTGGTCTGATGACCGCCGAGGAGCGTCGCGGCGAGCTCATCGAGATCTGGACCAAGGCGACCAACGAGGTCGCCAAGGAGATGGACACCGCGCTGCCGCAGGAGAACCCGCTGTGGAAGATGATCAACTCGGGTGCCCGCGGTAACCTGCTCCAGCTCCGGCAGATCGCGGCGATCCGTGGTCTGGTGGCCAACCCGAAGGGTGAGATCATCCCGCGGCCGATCAAGGCCTCGTACCGGGAGGGTCTGTCCGTGCTGGAGTACTTCATCTCCACGCACGGTGCCCGTAAGGGTCTCGCCGACACCGCGCTGCGGACCGCCGACTCGGGTTACCTGACCCGTCGTCTGGTGGACGTCTCGCAGGACGTCATCATCCGCGAGGAGGACTGCGGCACCGACCGCGCCATCCCGATGCAGATCGGGCAGCGTACGGAGGACGGCCGGCTCATCGTGCACGAGCACGCGGAGACCAGCGTCCACGCCCGTACCCTGGCCGACGACATCAAGGGGCCGGACGGCACCGTCGTCGCCCACCGGGGCCAGGACATCAACTCGATCGGGGTCGACACGATCGTCGCCGCCGGGGTCGAGACGGTGCGGGTGCGCAGCGTGCTCACCTGCGAGTCGAAGCTGGGCGTCTGCGGTGCGTGCTACGGCCGCTCGCTGCCGACCGGCAAGACCGTGGACGTCGGCGAGGCGGTCGGCATCATCGCCGCCCAGTCGATCGGTGAGCCCGGTACGCAGCTGACGATGCGTACCTTCCACACCGGTGGTGTCGCGGGTGAGGACATCACCCAGGGTCTGCCCCGTGTCCAGGAGATCTTCGAGGCCCGGATCCCGAAGGGTAAGGCGCCCATCGCCGACACCCCGGGTCGGATCCGGATCGAGGACGGCGAGCGGTCGCGGAAGATCATCGTGGTGCCGGACGACGGCAGCGACGAGATCGTCTACGACAAGATCTCCAAGCGGGTCCGGCTGCGTACCCACGACGGCGATCACGTCGAGGTCGGCGAGAAGCTCACCGAGGGCACCATCGACCCGCACGAGCTGCTGCGCATCCTCGGCCCGCGCGCGGTCCAGGTCCACCTGACCCAGGAGGTCCAGGAGGTCTACCGCTCGCAGGGTGTGCTCATCCACGACAAGCACATCGAGATCATCATCCGCCAGATGCTCAAGCGGGTGACGGTCATCGACTCCGGCTCGACCGAGTTCCTGCCGGGTGTGCTGGTCGACCGGGCGCTCTTCGAGTCGGAGAACCGCCGGCTCGTCGGCGAGGGTGGCGAGCCCGCCGCCGGTCGCCCGGTGCTGATGGGTATCACCAAGGCCTCGCTGGCCACCGACTCCTGGCTCTCGGCGGCCTCCTTCCAGGAGACCACCCGGGTGCTGACCGACGCGGCGATCAACTCGCGCAGTGACTCGCTGGTCGGCCTCAAGGAGAACGTGATCATCGGTAAGCTCATCCCGGCCGGTACGGGCATCAGCAAGTACCGCAACGTCCGGGTCGAGCCGACCGAGGAGGCGAAGGCCAAGGTCTACTCGATGACCGGCTACCCGGAGACCGACTACGGCTTCGGACCGGCCAGTGGCCAGGCCGTGCCGCTGGACGACTTCGACTTCGGGTCGTACCGCTAG
- the rplL gene encoding 50S ribosomal protein L7/L12, which produces MAKLSTDELLDAFKEMTLIELSEFVKQFEETFEVTAAAPVAMAGPGAAPAAAEAEPEKDEFDVILDADGGKKIQVIKVVRELTGLGLKEAKDLVEAAPKAVLEKANKETAEKAKAKLEGEGAKVTLK; this is translated from the coding sequence ATGGCGAAGCTCAGCACCGACGAGCTGCTCGACGCGTTCAAGGAGATGACGCTGATCGAGCTCTCCGAGTTCGTGAAGCAGTTCGAGGAGACCTTCGAGGTCACCGCCGCGGCTCCGGTCGCGATGGCCGGCCCGGGTGCTGCCCCGGCCGCCGCCGAGGCCGAGCCGGAGAAGGACGAGTTCGACGTCATCCTCGACGCCGACGGTGGCAAGAAGATCCAGGTCATCAAGGTCGTGCGTGAGCTGACCGGCCTGGGCCTCAAGGAGGCCAAGGACCTGGTCGAGGCTGCTCCGAAGGCCGTCCTGGAGAAGGCCAACAAGGAGACCGCCGAGAAGGCCAAGGCCAAGCTCGAGGGCGAGGGCGCCAAGGTCACCCTCAAGTGA
- the rplK gene encoding 50S ribosomal protein L11 encodes MPPKKKLVKTFTLQLKAGQATPAPPVGPALGQHGVNIMEFCKSYNAQTESQRGDIVPAEISVYEDRTFTFVLKTPPAARLLLKAAGVDKGSGVPQKDKVGSVTMTQVREIAEKKMVDLNANDIDQAAKIIAGTARSMGIVVND; translated from the coding sequence ATGCCTCCGAAGAAGAAGCTCGTCAAGACGTTCACGCTTCAGCTGAAGGCTGGCCAGGCCACCCCGGCGCCGCCGGTCGGTCCGGCGCTCGGTCAGCACGGCGTGAACATCATGGAGTTCTGCAAGTCCTACAACGCACAGACCGAGTCCCAGCGGGGCGACATCGTCCCCGCCGAGATCAGCGTCTACGAGGACCGGACCTTCACCTTCGTCCTGAAGACCCCGCCCGCCGCCCGGCTGCTGCTCAAGGCCGCCGGTGTCGACAAGGGCTCGGGCGTCCCGCAGAAGGACAAGGTCGGCTCCGTCACCATGACCCAGGTGCGGGAGATCGCCGAGAAGAAGATGGTCGACCTCAACGCCAACGACATCGACCAGGCTGCGAAGATCATCGCCGGCACCGCCCGGTCGATGGGCATCGTCGTCAACGACTGA
- a CDS encoding ABC transporter ATP-binding protein, which yields MRLDDVWLRYHRRGRWVLRAVDVEICPGEVAVVLGRNGVGKSTLLQLAAGVLRPTRGRVVDRPAAVGWVPERFPADQPFSVAHYLTVMGRVAGLSATGAERAVAQWTERLGLGDFRQVRLAQLSKGTAQKVGLAQAMLRPPGLLVLDEPWEGLDAAARELVPELIDEVLTGGGAVLVSDHRGETVRLPGARHWTVADGTLTEEAPTGEPALVVVELAVPAARVAGTVARLRADGHQILRVRDHAVPPPTAPTGPEPVPGREPALGVAGASSATGWGGDGAALTEPGVEGPAPEVTR from the coding sequence ATGCGGCTCGATGACGTCTGGCTGCGGTACCACCGGCGGGGCCGGTGGGTGCTGCGGGCGGTCGACGTGGAGATCTGTCCGGGCGAGGTGGCGGTCGTGCTCGGCCGTAACGGCGTGGGCAAGTCGACCCTGCTGCAGCTCGCCGCCGGGGTGCTGCGGCCGACCCGGGGCCGGGTGGTCGACCGGCCCGCCGCGGTCGGCTGGGTGCCGGAGCGGTTCCCCGCCGACCAGCCCTTCTCCGTGGCGCACTACCTCACCGTGATGGGCCGGGTCGCCGGGCTCTCCGCGACCGGCGCGGAGCGCGCCGTGGCGCAGTGGACCGAGCGGCTGGGCCTGGGTGACTTCCGCCAGGTCCGGCTGGCGCAGCTGTCGAAGGGCACCGCCCAGAAGGTGGGCCTGGCCCAGGCGATGCTCCGCCCGCCCGGCCTGCTCGTCCTCGACGAGCCGTGGGAGGGTCTGGACGCCGCCGCCCGTGAGCTGGTCCCGGAGCTGATCGACGAGGTGCTGACCGGCGGCGGCGCCGTCCTGGTCAGCGACCACCGCGGCGAGACGGTCCGGCTGCCCGGCGCGCGGCACTGGACCGTCGCCGACGGCACGCTGACCGAGGAGGCGCCGACCGGGGAGCCGGCGCTCGTGGTGGTCGAGCTGGCGGTGCCGGCCGCGCGGGTGGCCGGCACCGTCGCCCGGCTGCGCGCCGACGGCCACCAGATCCTTCGGGTACGCGACCACGCCGTCCCCCCGCCGACCGCGCCGACCGGTCCCGAACCCGTCCCGGGTCGTGAGCCGGCTCTCGGGGTTGCGGGGGCGTCGTCGGCCACCGGGTGGGGTGGTGACGGCGCGGCACTGACCGAGCCGGGCGTCGAGGGTCCCGCCCCCGAGGTGACGCGGTGA
- the rplA gene encoding 50S ribosomal protein L1, which yields MQRSKTYRKAADAIDRSKLYTPAEAVKLAKDTTSTKFDATVEVAMRLGVDPRKADQMVRGTVNLPHGTGKTARVIVFAAGAKAEEALAAGADEVGTDELVARIQGGWLDFDAAIATPDQMAKIGRIARILGPRGLMPNPKTGTVTMDVTKAVSDIKGGKITFRVDKHSNLHLIIGKSSFSEAQLIDNYAAVLDEVLRSKPSAAKGTYLKKVTLTTTMGPGVPVDPKLVKNLQEGSAEA from the coding sequence ATGCAGCGCAGCAAGACCTACCGCAAGGCCGCCGACGCCATCGACCGGTCGAAGCTCTACACCCCGGCCGAGGCCGTGAAGCTGGCCAAGGACACCACCAGCACCAAGTTCGACGCCACGGTCGAGGTCGCCATGCGCCTCGGCGTCGACCCCCGCAAGGCGGACCAGATGGTCCGCGGCACGGTCAACCTGCCGCACGGCACCGGTAAGACCGCCCGCGTGATCGTCTTCGCCGCCGGCGCGAAGGCCGAGGAGGCCCTCGCGGCTGGTGCGGACGAGGTGGGCACCGACGAGCTCGTCGCCCGTATCCAGGGTGGTTGGCTGGACTTCGACGCGGCGATCGCCACGCCGGACCAGATGGCCAAGATCGGCCGGATCGCGCGGATCCTGGGCCCGCGCGGTCTGATGCCGAACCCGAAGACCGGCACCGTGACCATGGACGTCACCAAGGCCGTCTCGGACATCAAGGGCGGCAAGATCACCTTCCGGGTGGACAAGCACTCCAACCTGCACCTGATCATCGGCAAGTCCTCGTTCTCCGAGGCTCAGCTGATCGACAACTACGCGGCGGTGCTGGACGAGGTGCTGCGCTCTAAGCCGTCCGCGGCGAAGGGCACCTACCTCAAGAAGGTCACCCTCACCACCACCATGGGCCCGGGCGTCCCGGTCGACCCGAAGCTGGTGAAGAACCTGCAGGAGGGCTCGGCCGAGGCCTGA
- the rplJ gene encoding 50S ribosomal protein L10: MADKPIRADKATAVAELTESFRNAGAAVLTEYRGLTVSQLTQLRRSLGKETTYTVAKNTLAKRAATDAGISGLDELFTGPTALTFVSGDVVEAAKGLRDFAKANPKLVIKGGVFEGKAISAAEVTKLADLESREVLLAKLAGAMKGNLSKAAALFQAPLSKAARAAAALADKKREQEGAEAA; the protein is encoded by the coding sequence ATGGCGGACAAGCCGATCCGGGCCGACAAGGCCACGGCCGTCGCTGAGCTGACCGAGAGCTTCCGCAACGCGGGCGCTGCGGTGCTGACGGAATACCGTGGTCTGACGGTTTCCCAGCTCACCCAGCTGCGGCGCTCGCTCGGCAAGGAGACCACCTACACGGTTGCCAAGAACACGCTCGCGAAGCGTGCGGCGACCGATGCGGGCATCTCCGGCCTCGACGAGCTGTTCACCGGTCCTACCGCGCTGACTTTCGTTTCGGGCGACGTCGTCGAGGCGGCGAAGGGCCTTCGCGACTTCGCGAAGGCCAACCCGAAGCTCGTCATCAAGGGCGGTGTCTTCGAGGGCAAGGCCATTTCCGCGGCCGAGGTCACGAAGCTCGCCGACCTGGAGTCCCGCGAGGTGCTGCTGGCCAAGCTGGCCGGCGCGATGAAGGGCAACCTGAGCAAGGCCGCGGCCCTGTTCCAGGCTCCGCTCTCCAAGGCCGCCCGTGCGGCGGCCGCCCTGGCGGACAAGAAGCGCGAGCAGGAGGGCGCCGAGGCGGCCTGA
- a CDS encoding DNA-directed RNA polymerase subunit beta gives MAASRPAKTSRTSSAFAPRRVSFGRITEHLEVPNLLAIQNESFDWLVGNEAWQGRSADDPHARSGLAEILDEISPIEDFSGTMSLSFSAPRFDEVKASIEECKEKDLTYCAPLFVTAEFTNNTTGEIKSQTVFMGDFPMMTPKGTFIINGTERVVVSQLVRSPGVYFDKQPDKTSDRDLSSVKVIPSRGAWLEFDIDKRDTVGVRIDRKRRQAVTVLLKAIGWSAEQIREKFGWSELMMTTLEKDHIAGQDEALLDIYRKLRPGEPPTRENAQTLLDNLFFNPKRYDVAKVGRYKFNKKLELDVPITTGTLTEDDIVATVEYLCRLHAGEEGYEADDIDHFGNRRLRTVGELIQNQVRVGLSRMERVVRERMTTQDVEAITPQTLINIRPVVAAIKEFFGTSQLSQFMDQTNPLAGLTHRRRLSALGPGGLSRERAGFEVRDVHPSHYGRMCPIETPEGPNIGLIGALSTFARVNPFGFIETPYRKVVEGRVTDQIDYLTADEEDRFVKAQANAPLKSDGTFAEDRVLCRRKGGETEDVVPGAVDYMDVSPRQMTSVATAMIPFLEHDDANRALMGANMQRQAVPLVKAEAPLVGTGMEYRAAVDAGDVVVAEVGGVIEDLCADYITIHQDDGHRRTYLLHKFRRSNAGSCVNQKPVVFEGDRVEAGQVIADGPCTDEGEMALGRNLLVAFMCWEGHNYEDAIILSQRLVQQDVLTSIHIEEHEVDARDTKLGPEEITRDIPNVSEEMLADLDERGIIRIGAEVVPGDILVGKVTPKGETELTPEERLLRAIFGEKAREVRDTSLKVPHGETGTVIGVRTFSREDGDELPPGVNELVRVYVAQKRKIQDGDKLAGRHGNKGVISKILPIEDMPFLEDGTPVDIVLNPLGVPSRMNIGQVLETHLGWVAKTGWSVDGDDEEWKRQLRSIDAHESEPDTNVATPVFDGAREEEISGLLASTLPNRDGKQLIGRTGKAQLFDGRSGEPIPDPIAVGYVYILKLNHLVDDKIHARSTGPYSMITQQPLGGKAQFGGQRFGEMECWAMQAYGAAYALQELLTIKSDDVLGRVKVYEAIVKGENIPEPGIPESFKVLLKELQSLCLNVEVLSSDGVALEMRETDDEVFRAAEELGIDLSRREPSSVEEV, from the coding sequence TTGGCAGCTTCCCGCCCTGCGAAGACCAGTCGTACGTCGAGCGCTTTCGCGCCCCGCCGAGTTTCTTTCGGCAGGATCACCGAACACCTCGAGGTCCCCAACCTCCTCGCCATTCAGAACGAGTCCTTCGACTGGCTCGTCGGCAACGAGGCTTGGCAGGGCCGGTCGGCGGACGACCCGCACGCACGCTCGGGTCTCGCGGAGATCCTCGACGAGATCAGTCCCATTGAGGACTTCTCCGGCACCATGTCGCTCTCCTTCTCCGCTCCGCGCTTCGACGAGGTCAAGGCCTCGATCGAGGAGTGCAAGGAGAAGGACCTGACCTACTGCGCGCCGCTGTTCGTGACCGCGGAGTTCACCAACAACACCACTGGCGAGATCAAGAGCCAGACGGTGTTCATGGGTGACTTCCCGATGATGACGCCGAAGGGCACCTTCATCATCAACGGCACCGAGCGCGTCGTGGTCAGCCAGCTCGTCCGGTCCCCGGGCGTCTACTTCGACAAGCAGCCGGACAAGACCTCCGACCGCGACCTCTCCAGCGTCAAGGTCATCCCGAGCCGGGGTGCCTGGCTGGAGTTCGACATCGACAAGCGCGACACGGTCGGCGTCCGCATCGACCGCAAGCGTCGGCAGGCCGTCACGGTCCTGCTGAAGGCCATCGGGTGGTCCGCGGAGCAGATCCGCGAGAAGTTCGGCTGGTCCGAGCTGATGATGACCACGCTCGAGAAGGACCACATCGCCGGTCAGGACGAGGCGCTTCTCGACATCTACCGGAAGCTCCGCCCTGGCGAGCCGCCGACCCGCGAGAACGCCCAGACCCTGCTCGACAACCTCTTCTTCAACCCGAAGCGGTACGACGTCGCCAAGGTCGGTCGGTACAAGTTCAACAAGAAGCTCGAGCTGGACGTGCCGATCACCACCGGCACGCTCACCGAGGACGACATCGTCGCCACCGTGGAATACCTCTGCCGGCTGCACGCCGGTGAGGAGGGCTACGAGGCCGACGACATCGACCACTTCGGCAACCGCCGTCTGCGTACGGTGGGCGAGCTGATCCAGAACCAGGTCCGGGTCGGCCTGTCCCGGATGGAGCGGGTCGTCCGCGAGCGGATGACCACCCAGGACGTCGAGGCGATCACGCCGCAGACCCTGATCAACATCCGCCCCGTGGTGGCGGCGATCAAGGAGTTCTTCGGCACGTCGCAGCTGTCCCAGTTCATGGACCAGACCAACCCGCTGGCGGGTCTGACCCACCGGCGCCGGCTGAGCGCGCTCGGTCCGGGTGGTCTGTCCCGCGAGCGGGCCGGCTTCGAGGTCCGGGACGTGCACCCGTCCCACTACGGTCGGATGTGCCCGATCGAGACGCCGGAAGGCCCGAACATCGGTCTGATCGGCGCCCTGTCCACCTTCGCCCGGGTCAACCCGTTCGGCTTCATCGAGACGCCGTACCGGAAGGTCGTCGAGGGTCGGGTCACCGACCAGATCGACTACCTGACCGCGGACGAGGAGGACCGGTTCGTCAAGGCCCAGGCCAACGCGCCGCTGAAGTCGGACGGCACGTTCGCCGAGGACCGGGTGCTGTGTCGTCGTAAGGGCGGCGAGACCGAGGACGTCGTCCCCGGTGCCGTCGACTACATGGACGTCTCGCCGCGGCAGATGACCTCGGTCGCGACCGCGATGATCCCGTTCCTCGAGCACGACGACGCCAACCGCGCGCTCATGGGCGCGAACATGCAGCGTCAGGCCGTACCGCTGGTCAAGGCCGAGGCGCCGCTGGTCGGCACCGGCATGGAATACCGTGCCGCGGTCGACGCCGGCGACGTGGTGGTGGCCGAGGTCGGCGGTGTGATCGAGGATCTCTGCGCCGACTACATCACCATCCACCAGGACGACGGCCACCGTCGGACCTACCTGCTGCACAAGTTCCGCCGCTCCAACGCCGGCTCCTGCGTCAACCAGAAGCCGGTCGTCTTCGAGGGCGACCGCGTCGAGGCCGGTCAGGTCATCGCCGACGGTCCGTGCACCGACGAGGGCGAGATGGCGCTCGGGCGCAACCTGCTGGTGGCGTTCATGTGCTGGGAGGGCCACAACTACGAGGACGCGATCATCCTGTCGCAGCGCCTCGTGCAGCAGGACGTGCTCACCTCGATCCACATCGAGGAGCACGAGGTCGACGCCCGGGACACCAAGCTCGGCCCGGAGGAGATCACCCGCGACATCCCGAACGTCAGCGAGGAGATGCTCGCCGACCTCGACGAGCGCGGGATCATCCGGATCGGTGCCGAGGTCGTCCCCGGCGACATCCTGGTCGGCAAGGTCACGCCCAAGGGTGAGACCGAGCTGACCCCGGAGGAGCGGCTGCTCCGCGCGATCTTCGGTGAGAAGGCGCGTGAGGTCCGGGACACCTCGCTGAAGGTGCCGCACGGTGAGACCGGCACGGTCATCGGCGTGCGGACCTTCTCCCGCGAGGACGGCGACGAGCTGCCGCCGGGCGTCAACGAGCTGGTCCGGGTCTACGTGGCCCAGAAGCGCAAGATCCAGGACGGCGACAAGCTCGCCGGCCGGCACGGCAACAAGGGCGTCATCTCCAAGATCCTGCCGATCGAGGACATGCCGTTCCTGGAGGACGGCACCCCCGTCGACATCGTGCTGAACCCGCTGGGTGTGCCGTCCCGGATGAACATCGGTCAGGTCCTGGAGACCCACCTCGGGTGGGTGGCCAAGACCGGCTGGAGCGTGGACGGCGACGACGAGGAGTGGAAGCGTCAGCTCCGCTCGATCGACGCGCACGAGTCCGAGCCGGACACCAACGTGGCCACTCCGGTCTTCGACGGTGCCCGCGAGGAGGAGATCTCCGGTCTGCTGGCGTCGACCCTGCCCAACCGGGACGGCAAGCAGCTGATCGGGCGCACCGGCAAGGCGCAGCTCTTCGACGGTCGTTCCGGCGAGCCGATCCCGGACCCGATCGCGGTCGGGTACGTCTACATCCTGAAGCTCAACCACCTGGTCGACGACAAGATCCACGCCCGGTCGACCGGTCCGTACTCGATGATCACGCAGCAGCCGCTGGGTGGTAAGGCGCAGTTCGGTGGCCAGCGCTTCGGTGAGATGGAGTGCTGGGCGATGCAGGCGTACGGCGCTGCCTACGCCCTGCAGGAGCTGCTCACCATCAAGTCCGACGACGTCCTGGGCCGGGTGAAGGTCTACGAGGCGATCGTCAAGGGCGAGAACATCCCCGAGCCGGGCATCCCGGAGTCGTTCAAAGTGCTGCTCAAGGAGCTGCAGTCGCTGTGCCTCAACGTCGAGGTGCTCTCCAGCGACGGTGTGGCCCTGGAGATGCGCGAGACCGACGACGAGGTGTTCCGGGCGGCGGAGGAGCTGGGCATCGACCTGTCCCGGCGCGAGCCGAGCTCGGTCGAAGAGGTCTGA